The genomic stretch CTGATTTCGTTTTTATAGATTTAGGGTCAGGTACGTCTTATAATACAGTGGATTTTTATTTGTCATCTTATAGTGGCATAATTATTACTGTTCCAGAAACACCTTCAATTCTTAATGCTTATTCTTTTTTAAAAAATGCTCTCTATAGACTTCTATATTTAGGTTTTCCTCCAAAAAGTCCTGAACGAGAATATATTAGTAATTTTTTTAAAAATAAAATAGAAGGTACAAACGTTAAATTTAAAGATTTAGTTTTAGGTATTGAAGTTATATCTTTAAGTTCTTCGCTTAAGGTAAAAAAGATGATGAATAGCTTTTATCCTAGAGTTGTATTAAATAGAATAGAGTCTAGCGAAGAGATAGCTATGTGTGAAAATTTAATAAATGTTGTTAAAAATAATATCAATATACCAGTTGAATTTATTGGTTTTATTCCCTTTGCAAAAAGTTTTAGAGCATCTGTTAATAGTAGAATTCCATTTGTTGATTTTGATAGAAATTCGAAACTTAATAAATATTTTGAATTTATTGCGCGTAATTTAATTAAATCACCTGTTGAAGGTTCACCTTATATTTATGATGATATATACGATATGATTAAGGA from Borrelia duttonii Ly encodes the following:
- a CDS encoding nucleotide-binding protein, producing the protein MTKIIPVASGKGGVGKTSFVANIGYKLARLGKTVILVDLDLGGSNLHTCLGVKNTGVGIGSFINKQEKDFSSLILKTPYKKLYLVPGDALYTGTANIPFSIKKRIIDSIQRELVADFVFIDLGSGTSYNTVDFYLSSYSGIIITVPETPSILNAYSFLKNALYRLLYLGFPPKSPEREYISNFFKNKIEGTNVKFKDLVLGIEVISLSSSLKVKKMMNSFYPRVVLNRIESSEEIAMCENLINVVKNNINIPVEFIGFIPFAKSFRASVNSRIPFVDFDRNSKLNKYFEFIARNLIKSPVEGSPYIYDDIYDMIKDQSQFIRK